From the genome of Aquila chrysaetos chrysaetos chromosome 12, bAquChr1.4, whole genome shotgun sequence, one region includes:
- the CENPL gene encoding centromere protein L, with translation MAAGAAPRPARRGGRREGGSNGPRREAAPGLVSVMESVEAVARTLLSFGRLSRGLPFGRAHGLSSRDPLLPLAPRSQENADPQRTAFLLRKQWTLYSVTPLYRFSNAHLRDYARLLSAFIAAEKQKGLAVEVGVELDIKVAVSSLPYLKGSDQDQAAILVQLSSRSPASPKNSEEKLIWSGWFCCVSGDNLSKNVPEDFTCLPLFLVNGAECYTSIVGSWFQKTFDCSFRRLAISPLILSWMAAMWTGCKVDKTASAMELVFSVPCLPQPLDISYAIHPEDAKALWDTVQKTPGEIIQEEVDVFMDCLYSHFHRHFRIHLSATKLVKVSTAIASAHCDGIIKFLQSQYLTGVLMLLTELAISQIE, from the exons ATGGCGGCCGGGGCGGCGCCCCGCCCGGCGCGCCGCGGGGGCCGACGGGAAGGGGGTTCAAACGGCCCCCGGCGGGAAGCGGCGCCGGGGCTGGTGTCGGTTATGGAGTCGGTAGAGGCGGTGGCGCGGACGCTGCTCAGCTTCGGGCGGTTGTCGCGGGGGCTGCCGTTTGGGCGGGCGCACGGGCTTAGCTCCAGGGATCCGCTGCTCCCGCTGGCGCCGCGCTCCCAG gaaaacGCAGATCCCCAGAGAACAGCGTTTCTGCTGCGCAAGCAGTGGACCTTATACAGCGTGACCCCTCTGTACCGATTCTCTAACGCTCACCTGAGGGATTACGCTAGGCTGCTTAGTGCCTTTATTGCTGCCGAGAAGCAGAAAGGATTAGCGGTGGAAGTAGGGGTTGAGCTGGACATCAAAGTGGCTGTCTCCAGCCTTCCATACCTGAAAGGTAGTGACCAAGACCAGGCTGCGATTCTCGTGCAG CTTTCTTCGAGATCACCAGCTTCCCCAAAAAACTCAGAAGAGAAACTGATATGGTCAGGCTGGTTCTGCTGTGTGTCTGGAGACAATCTTTCCAAGAACGTGCCAGAGGACTTCACTTGTTTACCTCTGTTTCTTGTTAATGGGGCAGAGTGTTACACGTCCATTGTTGGAAGTTGGTTTCAGAAGACTTTTGACTGCTCCTTCCGCCGTTTAGCCATCAGCCCTCTCATTCTCAGTTGGATGGCAGCTATGTGGACTGGATGCAAAGTGGACAAAACTGCATCTGCCATGGAACTTGTTTTCTCTGTCCCCTGTCTGCCCCAGCCTCTGGATATTTCATATGCCATTCATCCAGAGGATGCAAAAGCTCTGTGGGACACAGTCCAAAAAACTCCAGGGGAGATCATTCAAGAAGAGGTGGATGTCTTTATGGACTGCCTTTACTCTCACTTCCACAGACACTTTAGGATCCACTTGTCAGCTACAAAACTGGTGAAAGTTTCTACAGCAATTGCCTCAGCACACTGTGATGGGATTATAAAG tttctACAAAGCCAATATCTAACTGGAGTGCTGATGCTACTGACAGAACTAGCAATCTCTCAGATAGAGTGA
- the DARS2 gene encoding aspartate--tRNA ligase, mitochondrial isoform X1, which yields MALPRLLPRALAPLARGLARPGCGRALQRAASASAPAAPDFNSFVIRTNTCGELRSAHVGQEVTLYGWIQYQRQGLFLVLRDFQGLTQIILPQDEAHSHVKKLLSNAPVESVVRVTGIVSSRPPGQENPKMPTGDIEVKAETAEILNSCKKLPFEIKDFIKKSEALRMQYRYLDLRSFQLQYNLRLRSHIVMRMREYLCNLHGFVDVETPTLFKRTPGGAKEFLVPSREAGKFYSLPQSPQQFKQLLMVGGLDRYFQVARCYRDEGSRPDRQPEFTQIDIEMSFVDQAGIQRLIEGLLQYSWPEERGPIMTPFPSMTYKEALADYGTDKPDTRFGMKIVDISDFLRRLDIQFVQNALSYPHGTVKAICIPQGARYLKNKDLESLKESAKSQFNQEIMEIICRPDGSLKSLLTKFLGEKQQLELIQVLNMQVDDVVLLAAGEHKQVCSALGSLRLESADLLEAAGLVLRDPTAFHFLWVVDFPLFLPKEENPTELESAHHPFTAPHPSDTSLLYSDPTKARSQHYDLVLNGNEVGGGSIRIHSAEQQRFVLEKVLKEDSEVLSHLLEALEFGAPPHGGIALGLDRLISLIVDAPSIRDVIAFPKSFRGRDLMGNAPDYVTPEELEPYHIQVSWPLAERGKEKL from the exons ATGGCCCTTCCCCGGCTGCTGCCCAGGGCGCTGGCCCCGCTGGCCCGAGGGCTGGCCCGGCCGGGCTGCGGGCGGGCTCTGCAGCGGGCGGCCTCTGCCTCGGCTCCGGCGGCTCCAG acTTCAATAGTTTTGTCATTCGGACCAACACTTGTGGAGAGCTGCGTTCTGCTCATGTGGGGCAAGAGGTCACACTGTATGGATGGATTCAGTATCAAAG ACAAGGcctgtttctggttttgaggGATTTCCAGGGACTGACCCAGATCATCCTTCCACAGGATGAG GCACATTCCCACGTGAAGAAGCTCTTGTCTAATGCCCCAGTGGAGTCTGTTGTGCGAGTGACTGGAATTGTGTCCTCTCGGCCCCCAGGACAGGAGAATCCG AAAATGCCAACGGGGGATATTGAAGTGAAGGCGGAGACTGCAGAGATTCTAAACTCCTGCAAGAAGCTTCCTTTTGAAATCAAGGATTTTATCAAG AAATCGGAGGCCTTGCGGATGCAGTATCGCTACTTGGACTTGCGTAGCTTCCAGTTGCAGTATAACTTGCGGCTGAGATCACACATAGTGATGAGGATGCGGGAATATCTGTGTAACCTCCATG GGTTTGTGGATGTAGAAACTCCAACGCTCTTTAAAAGAACCCCAGGG GGAGCAAAAGAATTCCTTGTGCCCTCCAGGGAAGCGGGCAAGTTCTACTCTCTGCCGCAGAGTCCTCAGCAGTTCAAGCAGCTCCTCATGGTTGGAGGCCTGGACAG GTACTTTCAGGTTGCTCGCTGCTACCGAGATGAAGGTTCACGGCCTGACAGGCAGCCTGAATTCACTCAG ataGATATCGAGATGTCATTTGTAGATCAAGCTGGGATCCAGAGACTGATAGAGGGCCTCCTGCAATATTCCTGGCCTGAGGAAAGAGGCCCCATTATGACTCCTTTCCCTTCCATGACATACAAGGAGGCACTGGCTGACTATGGGACTGATAAACCAGACACTCGTTTTGGGATGAAG ATAGTGGATATCAGTGATTTTTTACGAAGATTGGACATTCAGTTTGTGCAGAATGCGCTCAGTTACCCACATGGCACTGTGAAAGCCATTTGTATCCCTCAGGGAGCG agatatcttaaaaataaagatttggaGTCATTAAAGGAGTCTGCAAAATCCCAGTTTAACCAG GAAATCATGGAAATTATCTGCAGGCCTGATGGAAGCTTGAAGTCTCTGCTTACAAAGTTTCTtggtgagaagcagcagttgGAGCTTATCCAAGTGCTGAACATGCAGGTGGATGATGTGGTACTGCTGGCAGCTGGTGAACACAAGCAAGTG TGCTCTGCATTAGGAAGCCTACGGTTGGAGAGTGCTGACCTCCTTGAGGCGGCTGGGCTGGTACTCCGTGATCCTACAGCTTTTCACTTTCTGTGGGTGGTGgatttcccccttttcctcccaaagGAAGAGAATCCCACTGAACTGGAATCTGCTCATCACCCCTTCACTGCTCCTCATCCTTCAGATACCAGCCTCCTCTATTCTGATCCCACAAAG GCCCGTAGCCAGCACTATGACCTTGTGCTGAATGGCAATGAAGTTGGAGGAGGCTCCATCAGAATTCATAGTGCAGAACAACAGCGTTTTGTGCTGGAGAAAGTGCTGAAG GAGGATTCTGAGGTGCTTTCCCATCTGCTTGAGGCTTTGGAGTTTGGAGCTCCACCTCATGGAGGAATCGCTTTAG GACTTGACAGGCTGATCTCTCTCATCGTTGATGCTCCAAGTATCCGAGATGTCATTGCTTTTCCTAAATCCTTCAGGGGACGAGACCTTATGGGCAATGCTCCAGACTATGTCACTCCAGAAGAACTAGAGCCATATCACATCCAGGTTTCCTGGCCTCTTGCAGAAAGAGGCAAGGAAAAACTTTAA
- the DARS2 gene encoding aspartate--tRNA ligase, mitochondrial isoform X5, producing the protein MALPRLLPRALAPLARGLARPGCGRALQRAASASAPAAPDFNSFVIRTNTCGELRSAHVGQEVTLYGWIQYQRQGLFLVLRDFQGLTQIILPQDEAHSHVKKLLSNAPVESVVRVTGIVSSRPPGQENPKMPTGDIEVKAETAEILNSCKKLPFEIKDFIKKSEALRMQYRYLDLRSFQLQYNLRLRSHIVMRMREYLCNLHGFVDVETPTLFKRTPGGAKEFLVPSREAGKFYSLPQSPQQFKQLLMVGGLDRYFQVARCYRDEGSRPDRQPEFTQIDIEMSFVDQAGIQRLIEGLLQYSWPEERGPIMTPFPSMTYKEALADYGTDKPDTRFGMKIVDISDFLRRLDIQFVQNALSYPHGTVKAICIPQGARYLKNKDLESLKESAKSQFNQEIMEIICRPDGSLKSLLTKFLGEKQQLELIQVLNMQVDDVVLLAAGEHKQVVGSISWVAVALH; encoded by the exons ATGGCCCTTCCCCGGCTGCTGCCCAGGGCGCTGGCCCCGCTGGCCCGAGGGCTGGCCCGGCCGGGCTGCGGGCGGGCTCTGCAGCGGGCGGCCTCTGCCTCGGCTCCGGCGGCTCCAG acTTCAATAGTTTTGTCATTCGGACCAACACTTGTGGAGAGCTGCGTTCTGCTCATGTGGGGCAAGAGGTCACACTGTATGGATGGATTCAGTATCAAAG ACAAGGcctgtttctggttttgaggGATTTCCAGGGACTGACCCAGATCATCCTTCCACAGGATGAG GCACATTCCCACGTGAAGAAGCTCTTGTCTAATGCCCCAGTGGAGTCTGTTGTGCGAGTGACTGGAATTGTGTCCTCTCGGCCCCCAGGACAGGAGAATCCG AAAATGCCAACGGGGGATATTGAAGTGAAGGCGGAGACTGCAGAGATTCTAAACTCCTGCAAGAAGCTTCCTTTTGAAATCAAGGATTTTATCAAG AAATCGGAGGCCTTGCGGATGCAGTATCGCTACTTGGACTTGCGTAGCTTCCAGTTGCAGTATAACTTGCGGCTGAGATCACACATAGTGATGAGGATGCGGGAATATCTGTGTAACCTCCATG GGTTTGTGGATGTAGAAACTCCAACGCTCTTTAAAAGAACCCCAGGG GGAGCAAAAGAATTCCTTGTGCCCTCCAGGGAAGCGGGCAAGTTCTACTCTCTGCCGCAGAGTCCTCAGCAGTTCAAGCAGCTCCTCATGGTTGGAGGCCTGGACAG GTACTTTCAGGTTGCTCGCTGCTACCGAGATGAAGGTTCACGGCCTGACAGGCAGCCTGAATTCACTCAG ataGATATCGAGATGTCATTTGTAGATCAAGCTGGGATCCAGAGACTGATAGAGGGCCTCCTGCAATATTCCTGGCCTGAGGAAAGAGGCCCCATTATGACTCCTTTCCCTTCCATGACATACAAGGAGGCACTGGCTGACTATGGGACTGATAAACCAGACACTCGTTTTGGGATGAAG ATAGTGGATATCAGTGATTTTTTACGAAGATTGGACATTCAGTTTGTGCAGAATGCGCTCAGTTACCCACATGGCACTGTGAAAGCCATTTGTATCCCTCAGGGAGCG agatatcttaaaaataaagatttggaGTCATTAAAGGAGTCTGCAAAATCCCAGTTTAACCAG GAAATCATGGAAATTATCTGCAGGCCTGATGGAAGCTTGAAGTCTCTGCTTACAAAGTTTCTtggtgagaagcagcagttgGAGCTTATCCAAGTGCTGAACATGCAGGTGGATGATGTGGTACTGCTGGCAGCTGGTGAACACAAGCAAGTGGTAGGAAGCATTTCTTGGGTGGCTGT TGCTCTGCATTAG
- the DARS2 gene encoding aspartate--tRNA ligase, mitochondrial isoform X4, producing MALPRLLPRALAPLARGLARPGCGRALQRAASASAPAAPDFNSFVIRTNTCGELRSAHVGQEVTLYGWIQYQRQGLFLVLRDFQGLTQIILPQDEAHSHVKKLLSNAPVESVVRVTGIVSSRPPGQENPKMPTGDIEVKAETAEILNSCKKLPFEIKDFIKKSEALRMQYRYLDLRSFQLQYNLRLRSHIVMRMREYLCNLHGFVDVETPTLFKRTPGGAKEFLVPSREAGKFYSLPQSPQQFKQLLMVGGLDRYFQVARCYRDEGSRPDRQPEFTQIDIEMSFVDQAGIQRLIEGLLQYSWPEERGPIMTPFPSMTYKEALADYGTDKPDTRFGMKIVDISDFLRRLDIQFVQNALSYPHGTVKAICIPQGARYLKNKDLESLKESAKSQFNQEIMEIICRPDGSLKSLLTKFLGEKQQLELIQVLNMQVDDVVLLAAGEHKQVCSALGSLRLESADLLEAAGLVLRDPTAFHFLWVVDFPLFLPKEENPTELESAHHPFTAPHPSDTSLLYSDPTKVTHFMPAMLALFTAMFHGTDCILYMSGKAILYMASRLL from the exons ATGGCCCTTCCCCGGCTGCTGCCCAGGGCGCTGGCCCCGCTGGCCCGAGGGCTGGCCCGGCCGGGCTGCGGGCGGGCTCTGCAGCGGGCGGCCTCTGCCTCGGCTCCGGCGGCTCCAG acTTCAATAGTTTTGTCATTCGGACCAACACTTGTGGAGAGCTGCGTTCTGCTCATGTGGGGCAAGAGGTCACACTGTATGGATGGATTCAGTATCAAAG ACAAGGcctgtttctggttttgaggGATTTCCAGGGACTGACCCAGATCATCCTTCCACAGGATGAG GCACATTCCCACGTGAAGAAGCTCTTGTCTAATGCCCCAGTGGAGTCTGTTGTGCGAGTGACTGGAATTGTGTCCTCTCGGCCCCCAGGACAGGAGAATCCG AAAATGCCAACGGGGGATATTGAAGTGAAGGCGGAGACTGCAGAGATTCTAAACTCCTGCAAGAAGCTTCCTTTTGAAATCAAGGATTTTATCAAG AAATCGGAGGCCTTGCGGATGCAGTATCGCTACTTGGACTTGCGTAGCTTCCAGTTGCAGTATAACTTGCGGCTGAGATCACACATAGTGATGAGGATGCGGGAATATCTGTGTAACCTCCATG GGTTTGTGGATGTAGAAACTCCAACGCTCTTTAAAAGAACCCCAGGG GGAGCAAAAGAATTCCTTGTGCCCTCCAGGGAAGCGGGCAAGTTCTACTCTCTGCCGCAGAGTCCTCAGCAGTTCAAGCAGCTCCTCATGGTTGGAGGCCTGGACAG GTACTTTCAGGTTGCTCGCTGCTACCGAGATGAAGGTTCACGGCCTGACAGGCAGCCTGAATTCACTCAG ataGATATCGAGATGTCATTTGTAGATCAAGCTGGGATCCAGAGACTGATAGAGGGCCTCCTGCAATATTCCTGGCCTGAGGAAAGAGGCCCCATTATGACTCCTTTCCCTTCCATGACATACAAGGAGGCACTGGCTGACTATGGGACTGATAAACCAGACACTCGTTTTGGGATGAAG ATAGTGGATATCAGTGATTTTTTACGAAGATTGGACATTCAGTTTGTGCAGAATGCGCTCAGTTACCCACATGGCACTGTGAAAGCCATTTGTATCCCTCAGGGAGCG agatatcttaaaaataaagatttggaGTCATTAAAGGAGTCTGCAAAATCCCAGTTTAACCAG GAAATCATGGAAATTATCTGCAGGCCTGATGGAAGCTTGAAGTCTCTGCTTACAAAGTTTCTtggtgagaagcagcagttgGAGCTTATCCAAGTGCTGAACATGCAGGTGGATGATGTGGTACTGCTGGCAGCTGGTGAACACAAGCAAGTG TGCTCTGCATTAGGAAGCCTACGGTTGGAGAGTGCTGACCTCCTTGAGGCGGCTGGGCTGGTACTCCGTGATCCTACAGCTTTTCACTTTCTGTGGGTGGTGgatttcccccttttcctcccaaagGAAGAGAATCCCACTGAACTGGAATCTGCTCATCACCCCTTCACTGCTCCTCATCCTTCAGATACCAGCCTCCTCTATTCTGATCCCACAAAGGTAACTCACTTCATGCCTGCCATGCTGGCTCTTTTTACAGCTA TGTTTCATGGAACTGACTGCATATTGTACATGTCTGGAAAAGCCATATTGTACATGGCTTCCAGATTACTCTGA
- the DARS2 gene encoding aspartate--tRNA ligase, mitochondrial isoform X2: MALPRLLPRALAPLARGLARPGCGRALQRAASASAPAAPDFNSFVIRTNTCGELRSAHVGQEVTLYGWIQYQRQGLFLVLRDFQGLTQIILPQDEAHSHVKKLLSNAPVESVVRVTGIVSSRPPGQENPKMPTGDIEVKAETAEILNSCKKLPFEIKDFIKKSEALRMQYRYLDLRSFQLQYNLRLRSHIVMRMREYLCNLHGFVDVETPTLFKRTPGGAKEFLVPSREAGKFYSLPQSPQQFKQLLMVGGLDRYFQVARCYRDEGSRPDRQPEFTQIDIEMSFVDQAGIQRLIEGLLQYSWPEERGPIMTPFPSMTYKEALADYGTDKPDTRFGMKIVDISDFLRRLDIQFVQNALSYPHGTVKAICIPQGAEIMEIICRPDGSLKSLLTKFLGEKQQLELIQVLNMQVDDVVLLAAGEHKQVCSALGSLRLESADLLEAAGLVLRDPTAFHFLWVVDFPLFLPKEENPTELESAHHPFTAPHPSDTSLLYSDPTKARSQHYDLVLNGNEVGGGSIRIHSAEQQRFVLEKVLKEDSEVLSHLLEALEFGAPPHGGIALGLDRLISLIVDAPSIRDVIAFPKSFRGRDLMGNAPDYVTPEELEPYHIQVSWPLAERGKEKL, from the exons ATGGCCCTTCCCCGGCTGCTGCCCAGGGCGCTGGCCCCGCTGGCCCGAGGGCTGGCCCGGCCGGGCTGCGGGCGGGCTCTGCAGCGGGCGGCCTCTGCCTCGGCTCCGGCGGCTCCAG acTTCAATAGTTTTGTCATTCGGACCAACACTTGTGGAGAGCTGCGTTCTGCTCATGTGGGGCAAGAGGTCACACTGTATGGATGGATTCAGTATCAAAG ACAAGGcctgtttctggttttgaggGATTTCCAGGGACTGACCCAGATCATCCTTCCACAGGATGAG GCACATTCCCACGTGAAGAAGCTCTTGTCTAATGCCCCAGTGGAGTCTGTTGTGCGAGTGACTGGAATTGTGTCCTCTCGGCCCCCAGGACAGGAGAATCCG AAAATGCCAACGGGGGATATTGAAGTGAAGGCGGAGACTGCAGAGATTCTAAACTCCTGCAAGAAGCTTCCTTTTGAAATCAAGGATTTTATCAAG AAATCGGAGGCCTTGCGGATGCAGTATCGCTACTTGGACTTGCGTAGCTTCCAGTTGCAGTATAACTTGCGGCTGAGATCACACATAGTGATGAGGATGCGGGAATATCTGTGTAACCTCCATG GGTTTGTGGATGTAGAAACTCCAACGCTCTTTAAAAGAACCCCAGGG GGAGCAAAAGAATTCCTTGTGCCCTCCAGGGAAGCGGGCAAGTTCTACTCTCTGCCGCAGAGTCCTCAGCAGTTCAAGCAGCTCCTCATGGTTGGAGGCCTGGACAG GTACTTTCAGGTTGCTCGCTGCTACCGAGATGAAGGTTCACGGCCTGACAGGCAGCCTGAATTCACTCAG ataGATATCGAGATGTCATTTGTAGATCAAGCTGGGATCCAGAGACTGATAGAGGGCCTCCTGCAATATTCCTGGCCTGAGGAAAGAGGCCCCATTATGACTCCTTTCCCTTCCATGACATACAAGGAGGCACTGGCTGACTATGGGACTGATAAACCAGACACTCGTTTTGGGATGAAG ATAGTGGATATCAGTGATTTTTTACGAAGATTGGACATTCAGTTTGTGCAGAATGCGCTCAGTTACCCACATGGCACTGTGAAAGCCATTTGTATCCCTCAGGGAGCG GAAATCATGGAAATTATCTGCAGGCCTGATGGAAGCTTGAAGTCTCTGCTTACAAAGTTTCTtggtgagaagcagcagttgGAGCTTATCCAAGTGCTGAACATGCAGGTGGATGATGTGGTACTGCTGGCAGCTGGTGAACACAAGCAAGTG TGCTCTGCATTAGGAAGCCTACGGTTGGAGAGTGCTGACCTCCTTGAGGCGGCTGGGCTGGTACTCCGTGATCCTACAGCTTTTCACTTTCTGTGGGTGGTGgatttcccccttttcctcccaaagGAAGAGAATCCCACTGAACTGGAATCTGCTCATCACCCCTTCACTGCTCCTCATCCTTCAGATACCAGCCTCCTCTATTCTGATCCCACAAAG GCCCGTAGCCAGCACTATGACCTTGTGCTGAATGGCAATGAAGTTGGAGGAGGCTCCATCAGAATTCATAGTGCAGAACAACAGCGTTTTGTGCTGGAGAAAGTGCTGAAG GAGGATTCTGAGGTGCTTTCCCATCTGCTTGAGGCTTTGGAGTTTGGAGCTCCACCTCATGGAGGAATCGCTTTAG GACTTGACAGGCTGATCTCTCTCATCGTTGATGCTCCAAGTATCCGAGATGTCATTGCTTTTCCTAAATCCTTCAGGGGACGAGACCTTATGGGCAATGCTCCAGACTATGTCACTCCAGAAGAACTAGAGCCATATCACATCCAGGTTTCCTGGCCTCTTGCAGAAAGAGGCAAGGAAAAACTTTAA
- the DARS2 gene encoding aspartate--tRNA ligase, mitochondrial isoform X3, with protein MALPRLLPRALAPLARGLARPGCGRALQRAASASAPAAPDFNSFVIRTNTCGELRSAHVGQEVTLYGWIQYQRQGLFLVLRDFQGLTQIILPQDEAHSHVKKLLSNAPVESVVRVTGIVSSRPPGQENPKMPTGDIEVKAETAEILNSCKKLPFEIKDFIKKSEALRMQYRYLDLRSFQLQYNLRLRSHIVMRMREYLCNLHGSKRIPCALQGSGQVLLSAAESSAVQAAPHGWRPGQIDIEMSFVDQAGIQRLIEGLLQYSWPEERGPIMTPFPSMTYKEALADYGTDKPDTRFGMKIVDISDFLRRLDIQFVQNALSYPHGTVKAICIPQGARYLKNKDLESLKESAKSQFNQEIMEIICRPDGSLKSLLTKFLGEKQQLELIQVLNMQVDDVVLLAAGEHKQVCSALGSLRLESADLLEAAGLVLRDPTAFHFLWVVDFPLFLPKEENPTELESAHHPFTAPHPSDTSLLYSDPTKARSQHYDLVLNGNEVGGGSIRIHSAEQQRFVLEKVLKEDSEVLSHLLEALEFGAPPHGGIALGLDRLISLIVDAPSIRDVIAFPKSFRGRDLMGNAPDYVTPEELEPYHIQVSWPLAERGKEKL; from the exons ATGGCCCTTCCCCGGCTGCTGCCCAGGGCGCTGGCCCCGCTGGCCCGAGGGCTGGCCCGGCCGGGCTGCGGGCGGGCTCTGCAGCGGGCGGCCTCTGCCTCGGCTCCGGCGGCTCCAG acTTCAATAGTTTTGTCATTCGGACCAACACTTGTGGAGAGCTGCGTTCTGCTCATGTGGGGCAAGAGGTCACACTGTATGGATGGATTCAGTATCAAAG ACAAGGcctgtttctggttttgaggGATTTCCAGGGACTGACCCAGATCATCCTTCCACAGGATGAG GCACATTCCCACGTGAAGAAGCTCTTGTCTAATGCCCCAGTGGAGTCTGTTGTGCGAGTGACTGGAATTGTGTCCTCTCGGCCCCCAGGACAGGAGAATCCG AAAATGCCAACGGGGGATATTGAAGTGAAGGCGGAGACTGCAGAGATTCTAAACTCCTGCAAGAAGCTTCCTTTTGAAATCAAGGATTTTATCAAG AAATCGGAGGCCTTGCGGATGCAGTATCGCTACTTGGACTTGCGTAGCTTCCAGTTGCAGTATAACTTGCGGCTGAGATCACACATAGTGATGAGGATGCGGGAATATCTGTGTAACCTCCATG GGAGCAAAAGAATTCCTTGTGCCCTCCAGGGAAGCGGGCAAGTTCTACTCTCTGCCGCAGAGTCCTCAGCAGTTCAAGCAGCTCCTCATGGTTGGAGGCCTGGACAG ataGATATCGAGATGTCATTTGTAGATCAAGCTGGGATCCAGAGACTGATAGAGGGCCTCCTGCAATATTCCTGGCCTGAGGAAAGAGGCCCCATTATGACTCCTTTCCCTTCCATGACATACAAGGAGGCACTGGCTGACTATGGGACTGATAAACCAGACACTCGTTTTGGGATGAAG ATAGTGGATATCAGTGATTTTTTACGAAGATTGGACATTCAGTTTGTGCAGAATGCGCTCAGTTACCCACATGGCACTGTGAAAGCCATTTGTATCCCTCAGGGAGCG agatatcttaaaaataaagatttggaGTCATTAAAGGAGTCTGCAAAATCCCAGTTTAACCAG GAAATCATGGAAATTATCTGCAGGCCTGATGGAAGCTTGAAGTCTCTGCTTACAAAGTTTCTtggtgagaagcagcagttgGAGCTTATCCAAGTGCTGAACATGCAGGTGGATGATGTGGTACTGCTGGCAGCTGGTGAACACAAGCAAGTG TGCTCTGCATTAGGAAGCCTACGGTTGGAGAGTGCTGACCTCCTTGAGGCGGCTGGGCTGGTACTCCGTGATCCTACAGCTTTTCACTTTCTGTGGGTGGTGgatttcccccttttcctcccaaagGAAGAGAATCCCACTGAACTGGAATCTGCTCATCACCCCTTCACTGCTCCTCATCCTTCAGATACCAGCCTCCTCTATTCTGATCCCACAAAG GCCCGTAGCCAGCACTATGACCTTGTGCTGAATGGCAATGAAGTTGGAGGAGGCTCCATCAGAATTCATAGTGCAGAACAACAGCGTTTTGTGCTGGAGAAAGTGCTGAAG GAGGATTCTGAGGTGCTTTCCCATCTGCTTGAGGCTTTGGAGTTTGGAGCTCCACCTCATGGAGGAATCGCTTTAG GACTTGACAGGCTGATCTCTCTCATCGTTGATGCTCCAAGTATCCGAGATGTCATTGCTTTTCCTAAATCCTTCAGGGGACGAGACCTTATGGGCAATGCTCCAGACTATGTCACTCCAGAAGAACTAGAGCCATATCACATCCAGGTTTCCTGGCCTCTTGCAGAAAGAGGCAAGGAAAAACTTTAA